CGGGTTTTCAAAAAAAAGCTGATTGATTTCCAAGCTATGGTTCAGCTTGACAATCCACAGACGACTCCCTAGTATCGCCGCCATGCATCAGGAACCAGCCCTTAGAGACCTGGAGTCCATGGAGGATGTGTGGGAAGCCTTCCGGCCGGACCTCATTGAGGTTGAAAGCCAAATTTCCACACACCTTGAATCGCATGCCCCGCTTATCAATACTGTCGCTGGGCACATCTTTGCCAGCGGAGGAAAACGCATCCGCCCCCTGCTCCTGATTCTCTGTGCCCGACTCTGTGGATTTCTTCAAAAAGATTTTTTGTTGCTGGGCAGTCTCGTCGAATTTATCCATACGGCCACGTTATTACATGACGATGTGTTAGACGAAGCCGATCTGAGACGGGGACAACCCACTGCGAGAAAAATCTGGGGCAATCAAGCCAGTATTCTGGTGGGGGATTATTTATATTCCCAGGCCATGGCCCTGATTGCCACTTTTCACAACCATGGCATCAACGAAGCCTTAGCCGATGCCTGCCGAAAAATGGCAGAAGGGGAAGTTCTTCAACTCTGCGCCAACAGTCAACCGCACCTGTCTGAGGCCGCCTATCTTAAAATTGTCGAATATAAAACTGCTGCCCTGGTCGCTGCCTCCTGTAAGGTCGGAGCGATCGTGGGAGGTGCCTCGATAGAAGAACAAGCCGCCCTCTATCGGTTTGGTTATCATCTTGGAATGGCATTCCAATTGGCTGACGATCGCTTGGATTATTCCGCAGACGGCGCAAAGCTCGGCAAAGCCCTTGGTCAGGATATTCGCCAGGGCATGATTACCATTCCCCTACTTCATCTTCTCCAGACGTGTTCCCCTCAAGACAACCAATGGATCACCGAAAAAATCTTGGCACATGCCATTGAGGATGAGGACGTCGCGAAAATCATCCAATTAATGCAGAAACAAGGCTCTCTGTCCTACTCCACTGCCAGAGCTCGGGAATACGTAGAAGCCGCGGCCCTGGATCTTGAACCATTCCCCGCCTGCATGGCCAAACGCTCTCTCTCCATCACCGCCTGCTACATGGTCAACCGGGACCAATAGCATCACTCCCTGGCATTCCCGTCGTTTGTTTTAAGACAACACGTTTTACTTGTTTATTAAATAACCATGTCCAAGCGATTTTTAATGTTGCCTGGTTTCGCCCCGGCAAGCGAGTCTTTACACTCTTCACAACCCTTTCATTCCAAGGCTAGGGAGTCTTGAAACTTCTAAGTTGGAAGTTAAACGCTCTCTTTATCGGAAGGCCCCTTGGCGATAGAGACGCCAAAACGTGGTGAGCCCGGCCCAAATGGGATGTCGCCGCTGGGCGGGAGTCAATTCGATTTTCACTCCCGAATGCCGCTCGATTTTCCAGATGAGGTAGTCCGCCCCTCCTTGGAACGTAAAGGCGGCTTTCATAAGCCGCAAAACAGATAACATCTTCCCCTGCACTTTTCGAACAGCCCAGGCTAAGCGATTCTTGATATATTCCCACCTGGAATAATTCATCTCATACATAGTTATGTCATCCCGCTGATTGACCTTGATTTTTGGGAAATGTCCCAAAAAGGTCGCATGGGCGACTTGTTCATAATAAGCGTGGTTACTATCCCACAATGTTGCAATTCGGCCTTTTGATTCGGCACGCAATTCGGCGCCATAACTGAGGGCCAAACCAATACTCCATATATCTTTGGCAGAAAATTGTTGGGGCATTCGCGGAACCACGTTCCCCAAAAAGGTTAAAACCGCTCTGCCCAGCCCTAAGATAATCCGTTGATTCATCGCTTGGCTCGGACAGGCCATCACGGCCGTCGGCTGTGCGAAGCGCCCCCAAAAGTATGAATGAAACCACTTTGGAGTCACACTTCGCTCAAAATCTTCTAACGAGAGCACAGCATACTTCATACGAACGATTCGCCCTTCCAGGTTCACTTCTCCATAGAACACATTAGGTGGGAGCCAACGATTGAGGAGGGCTAACCAAATAGACGGGTAAACCGAGGCATACTGATCCACAATGACATAACAATCCACTAATCCGTCTTGATCCGTTCCCGCCCGCAAGCATGAGCCATACAATAGGATTCCTTGAACCGCTTGTCCGTATTTTTTAGCCAGAAAATTTCCCGCTGCTTGAATGGACGCAGGAATGGGTTGAGCGCTCGGTTGGCTAACGATTTCGAGGACTGATAGAGAACCGTCCATCACAGTTATTCAGTTTTCAAACGGACAAATGACAGCTCGCCGGGAGAATCCAGCGTTAGAGGCTCTTCGGGCATGGAAGAGGCGTACACTTCGCCATCCAAGACGAATCCACTGTTAAACACCAAGCGAAGCTCTGAGAGGTTTTCGCTGTCATAGCCATGCTCTGTCGTTGCTAAAGGATGCGTCGTTCCACGAAACAAGGTTGGTAAGGCACGCCACAAGTAGCGGTACGGTACTCGAAGACTCGTATAGCGTAAAGGCCAGGATTGCTTGCCCCAAAACGGCTTCATCCCTAAAAATAAGCGGTTCAAGGTGGTGACCAACAAGACCAAATACTCATGCTGGAGAGGTGCTGATTCTCCAGTTGCTACACCCACCGCGATCGGATTCAATCCTT
Above is a window of Candidatus Nitrospira neomarina DNA encoding:
- a CDS encoding polyprenyl synthetase family protein, giving the protein MHQEPALRDLESMEDVWEAFRPDLIEVESQISTHLESHAPLINTVAGHIFASGGKRIRPLLLILCARLCGFLQKDFLLLGSLVEFIHTATLLHDDVLDEADLRRGQPTARKIWGNQASILVGDYLYSQAMALIATFHNHGINEALADACRKMAEGEVLQLCANSQPHLSEAAYLKIVEYKTAALVAASCKVGAIVGGASIEEQAALYRFGYHLGMAFQLADDRLDYSADGAKLGKALGQDIRQGMITIPLLHLLQTCSPQDNQWITEKILAHAIEDEDVAKIIQLMQKQGSLSYSTARAREYVEAAALDLEPFPACMAKRSLSITACYMVNRDQ